From Callithrix jacchus isolate 240 chromosome 3, calJac240_pri, whole genome shotgun sequence, a single genomic window includes:
- the TADA2B gene encoding transcriptional adapter 2-beta isoform X2 yields MAELGKKYCVYCLAEEDMAAHVGASRTPQEVMEHYVSMYIHGNLGKACIPDTIPNRVTDHTCPSGGPLSPSLTTPLPPLDISVAEQQQLGYMPLRDDYEIEYDQDAETLISGLSVNYDDDDVEIELKRAHVDMYVRKLKERQRRKNIARDYNLVPAFLGKDKKEKEKALKRKITKEEKELRLKLRPLYQFMSCKEFDDLFENMHKEKMLRAKIRELQRYRRNGITKMEESAEYEAARHKREKRKENKNLAGSKRGKEDGKDGEFAAIENLPGFELLSDREKVLCSSLNLSPARYVTVKTIIIKDHLQKRQGIPSKSRLPSYLDKVLKKRILNFLTESGWISRDAS; encoded by the coding sequence GAAGATATGGCTGCCCATGTTGGTGCTTCGAGGACTCCCCAAGAGGTGATGGAGCATTATGTGAGCATGTACATCCACGGGAACCTGGGGAAGGCCTGCATCCCAGACACCATCCCCAACCGCGTGACAGATCACACCTGTCCCAGTGGGGGCCCCCTCTCGCCCAGCCTCACCACCCCGCTGCCCCCACTGGACATCTCTGTGGCCGAGCAGCAGCAGCTGGGCTACATGCCCCTGCGGGATGACTACGAGATTGAGTACGACCAGGATGCTGAGACGCTCATCAGTGGGCTCTCGGTCAACTATGACGACGACGATGTGGAGATCGAGCTGAAGCGCGCACACGTGGACATGTACGTGCGGAAGCTGAAAGAGAGACAGCGGCGGAAGAACATCGCCCGTGACTACAATCTGGTGCCAGCCTTCCTGGGGAAGgacaagaaggagaaggagaaggcacTGAAGCGCAAGATCACCAAGGAGGAGAAGGAGCTGCGCCTGAAGCTGAGGCCTCTATACCAGTTCATGTCATGCAAGGAGTTTGATGACCTTTTTGAAAACATGcacaaagaaaaaatgctcagggCCAAGATCCGAGAGCTGCAGCGGTACCGGCGAAACGGCATCACCAAGATGGAAGAGTCGGCAGAGTACGAGGCCGCACGGCACAAacgggagaagaggaaggagaacaaGAACCTAGCGGGCTCCAAGCGGGGAAAGGAGGACGGCAAAGACGGCGAGTTCGCCGCCATCGAGAACCTTCCGGGCTTCGAGCTCCTGTCGGATCGCGAGAAGGTGCTCTGCAGCTCTTTAAACTTGAGTCCAGCCCGCTACGTGACTGTGAAGACTATTATAATTAAAGACCACCTCCAGAAGCGGCAGGGGATCCCCTCCAAAAGCCGCCTTCCCAGCTACCTGGACAAAGTCCTAAAGAAAAGGATTTTGAATTTCCTCACAGAAAGCGGGTGGATCTCCAGGGATGCATCCTGA
- the GRPEL1 gene encoding grpE protein homolog 1, mitochondrial: MAAQCVRLVPRSLPALALSLRPFPRLLCTATKQKNSGQNLEEDVGQSEQKADPPATEKTLLEQKVKLEEQLKETVEKYKRALADTENLRQRSQKLVEEAKLYGIQAFCKDLLEVADVLEKATQCVPKEEIKDDNPHLKNLYEGLVMTEVQIQKVFTKHGLLRLDPVGAKFDPYEHEALFHTPVEGKEPGTVALVSKVGYKLHGRTLRPALVGVVKEA, translated from the exons GCCCTTTCCGCGGTTGTTGTGCACAGCTACAAAACAGAAGAACAGTGGCCAGAACCTGGAAGAGGACGTGGGTCAGAGTGAACAGAAGGCAGATCCTCCTGCCACAGAGAAGACCCTCCTGGAACAGAAGGTCAAGTTGGAGGAGCAGCTGAAGGAGACTGTG gaaaaatataaacGAGCTTTGGCAGACACTGAGAACTTGCGGCAGAGGAGCCAAAAATTGGTGGAGGAGGCAAAGTTATATG GCATTCAGGCCTTCTGCAAGGACTTGCTGGAGGTGGCGGACGTCCTGGAGAAGGCAACGCAGTGTGTtcccaaagaagaaatcaaggaCGATAACCCTCACCTGAAGAACCTCTACGAGGGGCTGGTCATGACTGAAGTCCAGATCCAGAAGGTGTTCACCAAGCATGGCTTGCTCCGGCTGGACCCTGTCGGAGCCAAGTTCGACCCTTACGAACATGAGGCCTTGTTCCACACGCCGGTAGAGGGGAaggagccgggcacagtggccctaGTTAGCAAAGTGGGGTACAAGCTGCACGGGCGAACTCTGAGACCCGCCCTGGTGGGGGTGGTGAAGGAGGCTTAG